The Elstera cyanobacteriorum genome includes the window CGTTGAAGATCGGCAAGGTTTGCTTGGGCCTGGGTGTCCGCTGATTGCCGCTGTAAAAGCCCGCCAATGTCTTCACTGCGCTTTCTGATCGATGCCTCAAGCGTTCCATGGCGGTTTTTCAGCTCATCGCGCGGGGTGGTTGGTAGCCCCGCTTTTTCAAGTGCTGTCAACGTATCCAGTCGCTCCTTGAGAGCGCCTTCAGCTTCCGCTTTATCGGTTTCGGCCCGCTTCGTCCGCTGCTGGCGCGGAATGACTTCATCATCTGTCGCAGACTGCAGTTCGATAACCCGCGGCTGGGAAAGACCGGCGGCAGCGCAGGCGCTGGTTAATGCGACCTCGGCGGCCTCAAGACGGGCTTTCGCCGCCGTAAGCGTTTCCACCGCAGCAATGCCTTGGCTCTCTAAACCGCTCAGCTTCGCCGTCTCTAGACTCAGCCTTTCCTGGGCCGTTTCAAAGGCAGTTTGAGAATCCTGCCGAGCTTTATTGTGGCGCGAGCGATGACTGTCGGTGGGTTCACCGCCGAGCAGCATTTTTCTCTGATTGACGATAGCCGTATGAGTAGCCTGCCGCACGTCGCGATCCCTAACGGCCTCGGCCAGCGCTTTCTCCTCGTTTGCGAGGTGGGCGGCGCAACGCGCAATTTCAGTTCCGAGTACGTCGAGGGTTTTCTGATCCGAAGCAATTTTATCTTTTGATTGTGTCAGCGCCTTGATCGTTTGGCGGAGTTCTTCGAGTCGGTCCAGGGCGGTGTGATCGAAAACCTCAACCGCCAAGCCCGCTTCCGCAAGAAGGGGGGCAACGCGGAGGTCAATCTGCGCAAGGCCGTTTTCCGCTTCGAGGATCCTATCCTTTAATGCGGTAAGGCGCGCTTCCGACTCCGCGACCCGATTTTCGATCTCCCGCAGCAGCCCTTGCAGCCGGGTGATCTCTCGTGTCTGCTCCTCTATGGCTTCACCTGCGCCGCGATGCTGCTTCTCGAGTTCTGTAAGCCTGTCCCGGTCTGCCTCAAGCTTCCGTCGCCATTCGGCCACGGTATTCATCAGGGCACCGAAAGCCTCCTCCGGGCTATCGATATCTTCGGGAACCCGGTCAGACAACGGCCCCTTGGCGAGGGTGTTGCGCGCGGCGTTAAACGCCCCCACGGCCTCGGATAGCCGCGCCTCCAAATCCCGAGCGATAAGGCTTTCTTGGGATATAGCAACCTCTGCCGCCATACGGTCCCGCTCAGCAGCCTGGGCTTGATCGAGAGCAGCGTCACGCGCTTTAACGGCGGCCTCGAACTTCTCGCGGAGGGTCCGCGCCAATTCGGCGAGGGCCGCGTTCTCCATGACAGGATGGTCTGTTGACCGGCAGACGGGGCATGGTTCGCCGGGGTGAAGGTGTTGTCTCAGGTGCGCGGCTTCGTGCGATATCGCAGCATCCGCTGCCGCGACGGGTTGTTTTAGAACCTCAATCTGCAGGTTGAGCTTTTCGGCTGCCGCCGTCGCCTGGGTCTTATCGAGGCCAGCGCGCGCGATTGATGCCTCTGCTTGGGTCAGCCGCGCTCTGCTGTGGGCCAAGGCCGTGCGCGCAGACCGGGCATCGGTACTCGCGTCACGAAGATGTCTCAGATCGCTTGTCGCTTGGGAGAGGCGATCGAGGCGGTCGGTCGGCGCGGCGTCGGCGAGGCTCGAGCGCTCAGGCGCGATCTGATCTTGATAGGCTTGAGCCGCTGCAATTTTTTCTTCGGCCACTCCGATGGCCGTTCTGGTATCCGTCTTTTGCTGAAGATCGCTCGCTATGGTTTGTGTGAGAAAAGCAAGCTCCTGCTGCCACGTTAGCTTATTGGTGGCAGCGTCTATCCTGCTTTGCAGACGGTCCTCAAGCAGTCCCCAGTTAGCCAAAAGCAGGTCGTGCCCCCGAACGCTCGCGAGCCGCGTTAT containing:
- a CDS encoding AAA family ATPase; the protein is MQILSISGENIASLAEPFHLQLDIQPLSTAGLFAITGETGAGKSSLLDTLCLALYGQCPRLSGDGTRENIADVEGQELRTTDPRTVLRRGAARAVARVRFRGVDGATYEAEWAVRRARDRRDGKLQNAERSLKRTSDNQVLASQITSVNERVEALTGLTYDEFRRTILLAQGDFDAFLVAKTADRAAILEKVTGTEVYRDISRRVYARHTVAKQALETLEARRGEHHLLTPEERIALANEIATLQATQKAEDIEMCGITADLQTYLALEEARANWTKAEARLQAATQELEACSADQAWLREWDAARAIRGEVKERDAAALAVNSATQAQVTLSNDLAAQKDIAAAAKAAADAALLKRNDAEAVFKGFAEDWSRATTLDGQVATAMAEVQKAEDRVNVTTHGVSDAKRESDDLGFRKKTLQTNIDAEITRLASVRGHDLLLANWGLLEDRLQSRIDAATNKLTWQQELAFLTQTIASDLQQKTDTRTAIGVAEEKIAAAQAYQDQIAPERSSLADAAPTDRLDRLSQATSDLRHLRDASTDARSARTALAHSRARLTQAEASIARAGLDKTQATAAAEKLNLQIEVLKQPVAAADAAISHEAAHLRQHLHPGEPCPVCRSTDHPVMENAALAELARTLREKFEAAVKARDAALDQAQAAERDRMAAEVAISQESLIARDLEARLSEAVGAFNAARNTLAKGPLSDRVPEDIDSPEEAFGALMNTVAEWRRKLEADRDRLTELEKQHRGAGEAIEEQTREITRLQGLLREIENRVAESEARLTALKDRILEAENGLAQIDLRVAPLLAEAGLAVEVFDHTALDRLEELRQTIKALTQSKDKIASDQKTLDVLGTEIARCAAHLANEEKALAEAVRDRDVRQATHTAIVNQRKMLLGGEPTDSHRSRHNKARQDSQTAFETAQERLSLETAKLSGLESQGIAAVETLTAAKARLEAAEVALTSACAAAGLSQPRVIELQSATDDEVIPRQQRTKRAETDKAEAEGALKERLDTLTALEKAGLPTTPRDELKNRHGTLEASIRKRSEDIGGLLQRQSADTQAQANLADLQREIDAARRVSETWLAVNQAIGAADGDRFAQIAQAVTLGLLVERANVHLRDLKPRYRLEVAPSDLALHVIDVDMADERRATRSLSGGERFLISLALALALSGMGTHGAIAGTLFIDEGFGSLDADSLDLAIDALERLQAQGRMIGVISHVQAMKDRIPVQIEVVKTGGGASELRLKVG